In Halomicrobium zhouii, the sequence GGCCTTGATCAAGAGCGTATTTCGGTACGAGTACTCGTGGAAGCGTGATTGGACATCTAGCCACTCCTGGAACTGCTCACTGGTCGCGGCCTCGTCGGTCAGGTCGGCCAGGTCTTCGACCCACTCGGTGATCGTGCTGTGCATCTCGTCGTCGCGAGTCTCCTGGTCGTCGAAGGAGACTCGCTGATCGTCTTGTGAACTCATTCTCGGAGTGCGAGGGTGTGAGAACCCCCGCACCCCTTCAGGGGGCGATAAAACGCTGTCTGCTGAGCAAGGCTGACCGATGAAGAAGCTCCTCGGAAAGTGGCTCAGTAGCCGCTATTTACCTGCACAGGAGTGCAGAACCGCTATAGTTCGACACCGCCGTGCTGGATGACGTCCTCGGTCCGAAACCAGCTAGCGTAATCCTGGTGCCCGAAGACCTTGTCGTCACTCCAGATGTCACCACCTGTCGCGATCGCTGCCGCGAGGAACACGACGTCGTCCTCGTCGCGGCCTTCGAACTGACGCTCCTGATCTGCATCGGGATGTGAGGACGTCGCCTCGGCCGCGGTTCGATACTGTAACAGGACATCCGCTTCCGGGACGAGGGTGATGTTCTTGAAGAGACGATCGATGAGTTCGTCGATGGCCGTCGCGGAGAGGCCCGCTCGTTCCTGGATCACGCCCCGGTTTCGACGAATTTCCTCGAACGAGGGTTCTGGATATCGGAGGTCTCGTTCGAGATCAACAATCAGCTTCCGTGTTGCACCGCCAATGAGCCCCGAAAGAGCGGTGTTCGTGTCGATGACGAGGGGCCTACTTTCCTGCCAGTCGTTCTGCGACATTGCTGTCGATCAACTCCGCGAGTTCGTCGACGTCTTCGTCGGTGAGTTCACTGTCTGACGTGAGCCGATTCATCATCTCGAGATCGTCGATTTTCTCTTCGAATGCGTTGCGGGCGACTTCGGACCAGTTGATCTCGGAGTGGTCCTCCATCTGTGCTTTGAGGTCGTCGTCGACGTTGATGGTTACCGTTGGCATCGTGGATTGCTCCTTGGCTGGGATTATGGCTGCTGTGACTTATGTCTATTGTGGAAACTGTGATTTCTGTGTCCACTGCGTTCGCCGCTAATTCTGACGTGATCAGCTGGAATGTGCGGGTTCGATCGCCCCCGCCCCTTCCAGGGTGCGATAAAATAGCGTGGGAGGAGCCCGGACGCTCAAACGCCCGTTTGTGCCATGGGAAGTATATTTGCAGCCAAAGGTGATAGATAGCTATAGACATTCAAGCGGGCCACTATGAGAGAATGCCAGAACACGTATCGAACGACTGCGGCCGCCCGGACGATGCGCCGTCGAACGCTGTTAGCGTCGACGGCCGCCCTCCTTCCCGCTGCCCTGTCCGGCTGCCAGACCGGGCCAGAGACCAGCGGTAACCTCGTCGACGAAGTACCGACTGCCAGCTTCCAGATGACCGCCGTTACCGATGCCGAACTCCCGGAGAAGGTTCTCTACTCACTCCAGTCGTATCCGGACGAGGATCCTGATGCAGCACTACTCGAGCGGATACGCGACGGTGGGGCGACGACTGAGGGGACGCGGCCCCCGCTCCCGGCAAACCGGCACATCGCGACCGACGATGCAGTGGTCGAACTGTCGAAAGAGGTCGTCGGCGAGACGCCGGCGACGACGTACTCTGTCAAAGTCGACATCGTCCAGGATTCGATCCAGGACGATGAAGCGATCCGGTTCACAGATCTGCCCGAGGTTGACCGAACTGTCTTTTCCGATAAGGGGCTCGCCGACGGCGACGTCGTCGGCATCGGGACGACGCTCCTGTATACCCACGAGGAACGCAAGCAGTCCGTCCTCGTCCCCGAATCGGAGTATGCCTACATCGTCTGGGAGAACGGCGCCGAAGCCGAATGGGTCGTCGACGACGCCTACGAAATGTCGCTGAAGACCTACGACTATTCGGCCGAAGAGGTCGCCACCGTAGTGGAATACGGCCAGCAGATGCGCGAACAGTTCGCGTTCGAGTTTTCCGGCCTCTCCAGTGAGCAACGAGACATCGTGGAGACGGCTACCGGCGACGAACGGTACGTCGTCAGAGCAGACGAGACAACGCCCCAGCCACTCGTCGAACTCGCCGACCAGTTCCGTCCACAGGAACAGGCCAGAGGTCTCGACGAATCAGGCGAGGACGACCTGAGCGGGTCGTACATCGTTCGCTATGAGGGAGAGATCTACTGGACCACGTTCGTCGTCAACGGCGAATCGTTTGCAACATCGACGCCGAGCTGAGTGAGGAAGTTACGTAGTATCGCTGTGGACGTGAATTTCCGCGTCGTCGTGGACCCACGTCTGGAGTTTCTCGATCATGTACGTCTGTGCCTCGTCCTCGTCGAAGACGTCCCTGTCGAGCGTGTCTCGCGTGATCGATCGCAATGCGTGAAGCCGACCACGAAGGACGCCATCGCCGACTGGTTCGCCGTCGTTCCACCGGACCGGGACGAGTGCGCCGTTGCCGACGGTATCGCCCTCCTTTGTTTGATGCTCGACGTGGTCCATCGCGAAGGAGAACGTCCGGTACGCCGTGACGTCGAAGTCCCGGTCGACGACGTAGAACGCTTCGTGAGTGAGGTAATCGACGTGGCCCTCGCAGATTGTCTCAAGCGCGAGGGCGATTTCTTTCGGTTCCATCTCGACCGGCGCCGCCCGATATCGGCCGCTGTCCACGGAGATACCGGCGCCACCGGGCTGGACCTCCAGCATGAGATCGAGTCGGTTTCGCTGGTCTGTACTCGGGACGCCGCCACCGAATGGTGTGTCAGCCGTGATGTCCGTCGCCAGTCGAAGTTCGTACGCGCCTTCGTGTGAGTAGTGCAGGTTGAATCGTCCGTCAGGTCGCTCGTACGCGACGAGTGCTCTATGTGCCATGATGTGCTGCGGGATTGCCCCCGCACCCCTCGGGGGGTAATAAACACACCGTAGGTTAGATGTCCCAGAGAACCGCCTCGCGATATGCGCGGTTAACGGCGCTCATCGGTGGAAATGGTCCAATTCCGCTGAAGTGACGATGTTCTAGAGAGGGAGGCCTTCATTGACTGGCGTCAAGAGTGTCCTCTACATTCTTCGCCAACCAGTATGGGTCTCGTGGTGGCACTTGACCCACTTCAAGCAATTCATCAAGATGATCGACGAATGCTGTCCCCTCGTGCCCCGCCTCTAAAAGTTGCTCTTTGAGGCTAGAGGTGTATGCCTTCCAGTCCACGAGGTCGGGAAAACGCATCCACTTGCCCGGGTAACTGATATCAAGGAATACGTGGTGACGAGGCTTGTGCGTAGAACAGAACGGTACGAGGTTTG encodes:
- a CDS encoding PIN domain-containing protein, translating into MSQNDWQESRPLVIDTNTALSGLIGGATRKLIVDLERDLRYPEPSFEEIRRNRGVIQERAGLSATAIDELIDRLFKNITLVPEADVLLQYRTAAEATSSHPDADQERQFEGRDEDDVVFLAAAIATGGDIWSDDKVFGHQDYASWFRTEDVIQHGGVEL
- a CDS encoding DUF6735 family protein: MAHRALVAYERPDGRFNLHYSHEGAYELRLATDITADTPFGGGVPSTDQRNRLDLMLEVQPGGAGISVDSGRYRAAPVEMEPKEIALALETICEGHVDYLTHEAFYVVDRDFDVTAYRTFSFAMDHVEHQTKEGDTVGNGALVPVRWNDGEPVGDGVLRGRLHALRSITRDTLDRDVFDEDEAQTYMIEKLQTWVHDDAEIHVHSDTT